One window of Candidatus Tokpelaia hoelldoblerii genomic DNA carries:
- a CDS encoding Succinate-semialdehyde dehydrogenase (bhsal10690), which translates to MISDKLLSKLADKSLVAAKGLIAGEWLGKSDSGATFTVTNPATGEVLATLPDFGRAETQRAVDRAFAEQKQWAGKTARERAGVLRKLFGLMVANADDLATILTMEMGKPWLEARGEILYGASYVEWFAEEAKRIYGDTIPGHQADKRIVVIRQPVGVVGAITPWNFPNAMLARKVAPALAVGCAMVAKPAAETPLSAIAMAVLAGRAGLPAGLFSLVLSTQAADIGKEFCENAKIRKVTFTGSTKVGRILMRQGAEQVLKMGLELGGNAPFIVFDDADIDAAVEGAIVSKYRNNGQTCVCANRLYVHDAVYERFAEKLAQRVKGMKVGDGMEKGVDLGPLINEGALAKVADHIADAVSKGAEVLAGGKPLQDGGLFFEPTILTEVTGDMLVAREETFGPVAPLFRFRTEEEVVAMANNTEFGLASYFYSKDMAKIVRVAEALEYGMVGINTGLISTETAPFGGIKQSGLGREGSRYGADDYLEMKYLCLSV; encoded by the coding sequence ATGATTTCTGATAAACTGCTTTCCAAACTTGCCGATAAAAGCCTTGTTGCTGCCAAAGGCCTGATTGCCGGGGAGTGGCTTGGCAAAAGCGATAGCGGCGCGACTTTTACCGTGACCAATCCTGCAACCGGTGAGGTTCTTGCGACCTTGCCGGATTTTGGCCGGGCCGAGACACAGCGTGCTGTTGACAGGGCATTTGCTGAACAAAAACAATGGGCAGGGAAAACAGCCAGGGAACGCGCGGGTGTGTTGCGCAAACTGTTTGGCCTGATGGTGGCGAATGCCGATGATCTGGCCACCATTTTAACCATGGAAATGGGCAAGCCGTGGCTGGAAGCGCGCGGGGAAATTCTTTACGGCGCGTCTTATGTGGAATGGTTCGCCGAGGAAGCCAAGCGCATTTACGGCGACACCATTCCCGGCCATCAGGCGGATAAACGCATTGTTGTTATCAGGCAGCCGGTCGGGGTTGTCGGCGCGATCACGCCGTGGAATTTTCCCAATGCCATGCTGGCGCGCAAAGTCGCGCCTGCTTTGGCGGTGGGTTGCGCCATGGTGGCCAAACCGGCGGCGGAAACGCCGCTGTCGGCTATCGCCATGGCTGTTCTGGCCGGGCGCGCCGGTTTGCCTGCCGGGCTTTTCAGCCTTGTGCTGTCAACGCAGGCGGCGGATATCGGCAAGGAATTTTGCGAAAATGCCAAAATCCGCAAGGTGACTTTTACCGGTTCAACAAAAGTCGGGCGGATTCTGATGCGCCAGGGGGCGGAGCAGGTTCTGAAAATGGGGCTGGAACTTGGCGGCAACGCGCCGTTTATCGTCTTTGATGATGCGGATATTGACGCAGCGGTTGAAGGGGCGATTGTGTCCAAATACCGCAATAATGGCCAGACCTGTGTTTGCGCCAATCGCCTTTATGTCCATGACGCGGTTTATGAGCGCTTTGCAGAAAAACTGGCGCAGCGTGTCAAGGGCATGAAAGTCGGCGATGGTATGGAAAAAGGCGTGGACCTTGGGCCTTTGATTAACGAGGGCGCTCTTGCCAAGGTTGCTGATCATATTGCTGATGCTGTATCCAAAGGCGCTGAAGTTCTGGCTGGCGGCAAGCCATTGCAGGATGGCGGCCTGTTTTTTGAGCCGACAATCCTGACTGAAGTGACCGGTGACATGCTGGTGGCGCGGGAAGAGACTTTTGGCCCTGTCGCCCCTTTATTCCGCTTCAGGACGGAAGAAGAGGTTGTCGCCATGGCCAATAATACCGAATTTGGCCTTGCGTCTTATTTTTATTCCAAAGACATGGCAAAGATCGTCCGGGTGGCGGAAGCGCTGGAATATGGCATGGTTGGCATCAATACCGGGCTTATTTCCACCGAAACCGCGCCCTTTGGCGGTATCAAGCAATCTGGCCTCGGGCGGGAAGGTTCCAGATATGGCGCGGATGATTATCTGGAAATGAAATATCTGTGCCTGAGCGTCTAG
- a CDS encoding Agmatinase (bhsal10720), whose product MDLELLKTQFSGTNEDIIHDEHFHAVAEGVINKSGTRQAAYAGFPTLLDAPARVVDWDKPQLDDLDVALLGIPMDLAISNRNGCRFGPRALRAIERIGPYNHVLRVAPKMKLNIADVGDVPFRSRYDLEGNHQDIEQTVARIVKAGVMPLSAGGDHSVSLPVLRALGQDQPVAMIHIDAHCDTGGPYDNCRFHHGGPFRQAVLDGVLDPQKTIQIGIRGASEYLWEFSHQSGMTVIHAEDIQQHGIEFAIAKARQLIGDHPVYLSFDIDSLDPAFAPGTGTPEIGGLTTREAQALLRGLAGINIIGGDVVEVSPAYDATTNTAQAGAQMMFEILSLMAVK is encoded by the coding sequence ATGGATCTGGAACTCTTGAAAACACAATTTTCCGGCACGAATGAAGACATCATCCATGATGAGCATTTTCACGCTGTTGCCGAAGGAGTCATCAACAAATCCGGCACACGCCAGGCCGCTTATGCCGGTTTCCCCACGCTGCTTGACGCACCGGCCCGTGTTGTTGACTGGGACAAGCCGCAACTTGATGACCTTGATGTGGCACTGCTGGGCATACCGATGGATCTGGCGATTTCAAACCGCAATGGCTGCCGTTTTGGCCCGCGCGCCCTGCGGGCGATTGAACGGATCGGCCCTTATAATCATGTTTTGCGTGTTGCGCCCAAGATGAAACTGAACATTGCCGATGTCGGCGATGTGCCATTCCGCAGCCGCTATGATCTGGAAGGCAACCATCAGGATATTGAGCAAACCGTTGCCAGGATTGTCAAAGCCGGTGTCATGCCGCTTTCAGCCGGCGGCGACCACTCTGTCAGCCTGCCGGTTCTACGCGCGCTCGGACAGGATCAACCGGTGGCGATGATTCATATTGATGCCCATTGTGACACAGGCGGACCTTATGACAATTGCCGTTTTCACCATGGCGGCCCGTTCCGCCAGGCGGTCCTGGATGGTGTGCTTGACCCGCAGAAAACAATCCAGATCGGTATTCGCGGCGCGTCTGAATATTTATGGGAGTTTTCCCACCAATCCGGCATGACCGTGATTCACGCCGAAGACATTCAGCAACACGGCATAGAATTTGCCATTGCCAAAGCGCGCCAGTTGATCGGCGATCATCCGGTTTATCTTTCTTTTGACATTGACAGCCTTGATCCGGCCTTTGCCCCGGGCACCGGCACACCGGAAATCGGCGGCCTGACCACCCGTGAGGCACAGGCGCTGCTGCGCGGCCTTGCCGGTATCAACATTATCGGCGGCGATGTGGTGGAGGTTTCCCCCGCTTATGACGCCACAACCAACACCGCGCAGGCGGGTGCACAGATGATGTTTGAAATCCTCAGCCTGATGGCCGTGAAATAA
- a CDS encoding tRNA-dihydrouridine synthase (bhsal10680), which produces MTLYSQTTRPRFAIAPMLDWTDRHCRFFHRQLTKKALLYSEMVVADAAIHGNRQRLLGFSPPEHPLALQLGGSDPQKLAEAAKIGADFGYDEINLNVGCPSDRVQSGTFGACLMLEPETVARAVAAMKQAVSLPVTIKCRIGVDEQDTDTALDRLGALVWKAGADAMWVHARKAWLKGLSPKENRDIPPLDYQRVYRLKQDNAARFVGINGGVATLREAAEHLRSVDGVMIGRAAYHNPQLLADVDHKIYGAPATTVDYPALIDTMAACIDAHIASGGRAAHVTRHMVGLFHGQAGARRWRQILSTDAAHHDATSEVLHKAFACITTAEE; this is translated from the coding sequence ATGACACTTTACAGCCAGACCACCCGCCCCCGCTTTGCCATTGCGCCCATGCTTGACTGGACAGACCGCCATTGCCGGTTTTTCCACCGGCAACTGACAAAAAAGGCCCTGCTCTACAGCGAAATGGTGGTGGCAGACGCCGCCATTCATGGCAACCGGCAGAGATTGCTGGGTTTTTCGCCGCCTGAGCACCCGCTTGCCTTGCAGCTGGGCGGTTCTGACCCGCAAAAACTGGCTGAAGCGGCAAAAATCGGCGCAGATTTCGGCTATGATGAAATCAACCTCAATGTCGGCTGCCCGTCCGACCGTGTGCAATCGGGTACATTCGGCGCCTGTCTCATGCTGGAGCCGGAAACTGTCGCCCGTGCTGTCGCGGCGATGAAGCAGGCGGTTTCGCTTCCCGTCACAATCAAATGCCGTATCGGCGTGGATGAACAGGATACGGATACCGCCCTTGACCGGCTGGGAGCACTTGTCTGGAAAGCAGGGGCCGACGCCATGTGGGTTCATGCCCGCAAGGCATGGCTGAAAGGGCTTTCACCCAAGGAAAACCGTGATATCCCGCCGCTTGATTACCAGCGCGTCTATCGTCTCAAGCAAGACAACGCCGCCCGTTTTGTCGGCATCAATGGTGGTGTTGCAACTTTGCGAGAGGCAGCTGAACATTTACGGTCCGTTGACGGCGTCATGATAGGCCGCGCCGCTTATCATAACCCGCAACTGCTGGCAGATGTTGATCATAAAATTTATGGCGCACCGGCAACAACCGTCGATTACCCGGCTCTGATTGACACCATGGCCGCCTGTATTGACGCCCATATCGCTTCCGGCGGGCGTGCCGCCCACGTAACACGCCACATGGTCGGCCTGTTTCACGGGCAGGCAGGGGCGCGCCGCTGGCGGCAGATCTTATCAACCGACGCCGCACACCATGACGCCACGTCAGAGGTTTTACACAAAGCCTTTGCCTGCATCACCACAGCGGAAGAATGA
- a CDS encoding Hypothetical protein (bhsal10710) → MKPQPVRAAAAALLGTSIEWYDFYAYITAASLVFKDVFFKTGNPFLSAMISMGTVAIGFIARPLGAAVFGHYGDILGRKKSLIITLVMMGAGSTLIGFLPTPASIGISATLLLILLRFVQGVAIGGEWGGAVLISAEHSSPRWRTILASIPQYGSSFGLILSTLMFILVHRLPEAELHSWGWRIPFWGSGVLLVIAFIIRIGINESPEMLRQMEKQQHRDHLPLRTLIRDRPASLVYGIAACTLGIAGTYFATTLMINYTTIYLAVREESLLDVIFWIGFVEFIAIPLATFLAVRFGERIVLLTLSVLGVLIAIPMMWLIETGDMANIAIAILGGSFLVGASYGVLPAYLFRAFPVEIRYSGMSLSYQLCGAIFGGLTPMAGLALAEHTSARWLSLAGLFAVLCVITFIGVWRLTMAKQPSPENGYAETLARTFAE, encoded by the coding sequence ATGAAACCACAACCGGTCAGGGCGGCCGCTGCCGCGCTTTTGGGAACATCCATTGAATGGTATGATTTTTATGCCTACATAACGGCTGCCAGCCTTGTTTTCAAAGATGTTTTTTTCAAAACAGGAAACCCATTTCTCAGCGCCATGATTTCCATGGGCACTGTTGCCATCGGGTTTATCGCCCGCCCTTTGGGCGCGGCTGTCTTTGGCCATTACGGCGATATTCTGGGACGCAAAAAATCCCTGATCATCACACTGGTCATGATGGGGGCCGGTTCAACACTCATCGGCTTTCTGCCGACACCCGCCTCTATCGGGATCAGCGCAACACTTCTTCTGATTCTCCTGCGTTTTGTCCAGGGTGTGGCCATTGGCGGCGAATGGGGCGGCGCGGTTTTGATTTCCGCCGAGCATTCATCCCCGCGCTGGCGCACGATTTTGGCCTCCATCCCGCAATATGGCAGTTCTTTCGGCCTTATCCTTTCCACCCTGATGTTTATTCTGGTGCACAGGTTACCAGAGGCTGAACTTCACAGCTGGGGCTGGCGCATTCCCTTCTGGGGCAGCGGTGTTCTTCTGGTTATTGCGTTTATCATCCGCATCGGCATCAATGAAAGCCCGGAAATGCTCAGGCAGATGGAAAAGCAGCAGCACCGCGACCATCTGCCGTTACGCACACTTATCCGCGACAGGCCGGCCTCGCTTGTTTATGGCATTGCCGCCTGCACACTTGGCATTGCCGGCACTTATTTCGCCACAACCCTGATGATCAATTATACCACCATATATCTGGCTGTCAGGGAAGAGTCTCTTCTCGATGTGATTTTCTGGATCGGTTTTGTTGAGTTCATCGCCATTCCGCTGGCTACCTTTCTGGCTGTCCGCTTTGGTGAACGAATCGTTCTCTTAACCCTGTCTGTCCTGGGGGTGCTGATAGCCATACCGATGATGTGGCTTATCGAAACCGGTGATATGGCCAATATCGCCATTGCCATTCTGGGCGGCTCGTTCCTGGTGGGGGCAAGCTACGGTGTTCTGCCGGCTTATCTGTTCCGCGCCTTTCCGGTAGAAATCCGCTATTCCGGCATGTCGCTGAGCTATCAGCTTTGCGGGGCGATTTTTGGCGGGTTGACACCCATGGCCGGTCTGGCGCTGGCGGAACATACATCTGCCCGCTGGCTCTCGCTGGCAGGATTGTTTGCCGTTTTGTGCGTTATCACCTTTATCGGCGTCTGGCGCCTGACAATGGCAAAACAGCCCTCGCCTGAAAATGGCTATGCAGAAACACTTGCCCGGACATTTGCTGAATAA
- a CDS encoding 4-aminobutyrate aminotransferase (bhsal10700) — protein MLNQEIANRRTDAVARGVGVNTQVYVERARNSEVWDVEGRRYIDFAAGIAVVNTGHCHPRVIEAAKKQLEHFTHTCHQVVPYENYVALAERLNRLVPGDFEKKTLFVTTGAEAVENAVKVARAATGRSAVIAFTGGFHGRTFMGMALTGKVQPYKADFGPLMPDVYHIPFPVELHGISVEATLASLEKLFKADVAPKRVAAFIVEPVQGEGGFYEVPKALFAALRKCADEHGIVLIADEVQTGFARTGKLFAMENQEITADITAMAKGLGGGFPLAAVTGRADLMDAAAPGGLGGTYGGNPVAVAAAHAVLDVIEEENLCERASLLGARLKQRLQSMREDVPQIADIRGLGFMVAVEFNKPDSDEPSAAFTEQVRKKALEKGLILLTCGVYGNVVRFLAPITIDDKIFSEALDILEDTLTECAREV, from the coding sequence ATGTTAAATCAGGAAATTGCAAATCGCCGCACCGATGCTGTCGCGCGCGGTGTCGGGGTTAATACGCAGGTCTATGTTGAACGGGCGCGGAATTCTGAAGTCTGGGATGTGGAGGGCCGGCGTTATATTGATTTTGCGGCAGGCATTGCGGTGGTGAATACCGGGCACTGCCATCCCCGTGTGATTGAAGCGGCCAAAAAACAGCTTGAGCATTTCACCCATACCTGCCATCAGGTTGTCCCTTATGAAAATTATGTTGCTCTGGCTGAACGCCTGAACAGGCTTGTTCCGGGCGATTTTGAGAAAAAAACACTGTTTGTCACCACCGGTGCCGAAGCGGTGGAAAATGCCGTCAAGGTTGCGCGCGCCGCTACGGGGCGTTCTGCTGTTATCGCCTTCACCGGCGGTTTTCACGGACGGACATTCATGGGCATGGCGCTTACCGGAAAAGTGCAGCCCTACAAGGCAGATTTCGGGCCGTTGATGCCGGATGTCTATCATATTCCTTTTCCGGTTGAGCTGCATGGAATCAGTGTTGAGGCCACGCTTGCCAGTTTGGAAAAACTGTTCAAGGCGGATGTTGCCCCGAAGCGGGTGGCGGCTTTTATTGTTGAGCCGGTGCAGGGCGAAGGCGGTTTTTATGAAGTGCCGAAAGCGCTGTTTGCAGCCTTGCGCAAGTGTGCCGACGAACATGGTATTGTGCTGATTGCCGATGAAGTGCAGACAGGCTTTGCCCGCACAGGGAAACTGTTTGCGATGGAAAATCAGGAGATTACCGCTGATATTACCGCAATGGCGAAGGGCTTGGGCGGCGGTTTCCCGCTTGCGGCGGTGACAGGGCGGGCGGATCTGATGGATGCGGCGGCCCCCGGCGGGCTCGGCGGCACGTATGGCGGCAACCCCGTGGCGGTTGCGGCGGCGCACGCGGTGCTTGATGTGATTGAGGAAGAAAACCTGTGCGAGCGTGCGTCCTTGCTTGGTGCGCGGTTGAAACAGCGTTTGCAGTCCATGCGGGAGGATGTGCCGCAGATTGCTGATATTCGCGGGCTGGGCTTCATGGTGGCGGTTGAATTTAATAAGCCGGATTCTGATGAACCGAGTGCGGCCTTTACTGAGCAGGTGCGTAAAAAAGCCCTGGAAAAGGGGCTGATTTTGCTCACCTGCGGTGTCTATGGCAACGTTGTGCGTTTTCTTGCGCCGATTACCATTGATGATAAAATTTTTAGTGAAGCGCTTGATATTCTTGAAGACACTCTGACAGAATGTGCCAGAGAGGTATAA